From Streptomyces sp. SCSIO 75703:
GCGTTGCTCCCGCAGGCCGGTGTACGGGAGGGCCGCCGCCGGCGCGGGGAGGGGCGCGCGTCGACGGCGGCGGGCCCGCCGGGCGCGGGCGGTGGAGAGGGAGGCCGCGACCGGCGGCCGGCACCGCGCCGCTCACTCCTCCGGCGGCCCGTGCCTGTGACGGGCCCGCGCCCCGAAGGGTTCCCGCGCCGGGCGCGGCCCGCCGCCCTCGAGGCCGGCGGGGCGGACGCGCCGAGGCGGCCGGCCCGCGGTCCCGCGGCGCCCGCACGGCCCGCGCGGGCGCCGGACGAGGTCCGGCCCCCGAGGGCCCGCCCGGTGCCCGAGCCGCACCGGTCCCGGGCACCCTCAGAAGAACACCCCGCACCGCAGCAGCACGTTCGCGTACGGCCGGGCCTCGCCGGTGCGCACCACCAGCCGCGCCCCCGCCGACAGCTCCTTCAGCCGCGCGTGCGGGACCAGGCCGAGGGCGGGGAGGCGGGCGTCGAGCAGGGCGGCGACCTCCGGGTTGGCCTCCCGGGCCTCGGCCGCCGCGGTCCCGCCCTCCACCACCAGCTCCGCCAGCAGCCCGTCGAGCACCTCGGCGAAGGACGGCACCCCCGGGCGGAAGGCCAGGTCGACCAGGTACGGGCCGTCCGGCACCGGCATCCCGGCGTCGC
This genomic window contains:
- the rbsD gene encoding D-ribose pyranase; protein product: MKRGGVLNRRLSGALAALGHGDRVLVCDAGMPVPDGPYLVDLAFRPGVPSFAEVLDGLLAELVVEGGTAAAEAREANPEVAALLDARLPALGLVPHARLKELSAGARLVVRTGEARPYANVLLRCGVFF